DNA from Comamonas serinivorans:
TTCGTTCAGGCAGGCGGCAAAACAGCGGTTGCAGGCCAGTTCACACGCCAGGCAGGCCTGGATGCAGGCTGCGTGGGGCAGGTCTGCGGTGGGGGTTGTGGGGGAGGAGGTGTGGTGCATCGTCGTGTCCTTGGGCAGTGCCGCCCCTGGGCCTGCCATCGGTCCGGCGAGGTGCCAGGGCGGCAGGGCGCGCGGGGCGGCGGGTCGGGCGCGCTGGGGACGGCGGGGTGCCAGTCGGCAGCGGGCAGGCCCACACAAGGGGCGTGCCTTGACCTTGCGCGCAGGGGCGGCCGGATGCCGTCAGACCAGGCTGATAGGCGATGCCCGACCAGGCCCCATAGGTTCGCAGGGACAGGCAGCGGGGTGGGCCGTCGGGACGTCGGAGAGGCCACTTGGCGGTGGACAGTCAGCGCATGTCGGGTCCTGGCGGGCGCTCGTCGGCGTGGCGGAACGCCGCCTCGGTGGGCTGGTGTGCCGTTCAGTCAGCCGCCGCGCGGCGCGGCCGGTCGAGGCCACATGGTCGCGAAGCGCCTGTGGCGTCTCGCGGCGCGTCAGATCGGAAAGCGGCGCATGGCGGGGGGCAAGTCAGCCTGGCGGGCGTGGCCACAGGAGCGCAACGCCGTTCGCCGCACCGCTTGAACGGCTGCGGGCCGAAGGTGTGCCCTGTTCAGGGGGTGATGTGATCTGAAAGGCAGTATGGCCTGGTTGCCGTTTCCAATGAAACGGCAACCAGGCCATACTGGTCCAAGTAGAGTGCGTCGGTTTACTTCTTGAGGCACTCGCTCATGAAGGCCTTGCGCTCGTCGCCCTTCTTGCCGGTGGCCTCGGCGTTGCACACCTTCATGCGCGACTGTTGCTGCTTTTTGCCGTCCGACAGGCATTGCTGCATGAAGGCCTTGCGCTCATCGCCTTTTTTGCCGGTGGCTTCGCTGTTGCAGGTGCTCATCAGCTGCTGCTGGGCCGTGGGCGTCTTGGCCGGCGCCGAGGCGGCGGGGGCCGGGCCCTTGGCAAAGCTCAGGCTGGCGGTCAGGGACAAAACGGCGATCACCCAGGTGTGTTTCATGGTTGGCTTCGTGACAATGCGCCGACGGCCGGCGCACCGGCATTGCAGCACACATCGGCCGCGTGGGTGTGGCGAATTGCAAGTCCGCCGGGGCCGTGAGCGCTGGCCCGCGGGGGCGGGTCAGCCCGGTGACGCGCTGGCGGGCACGAAGCGACCGAGCCGCGGGCGCAGCGCCGGGTCGCGGAAGGTGGAGAACACCACCACGTCCAGTCGGTCGGGGTCACCCAGGCATTCCTGGCGCAGCACGGCCTCGAAGAGGAAGGTGTAGTTGTGCGGCAGGCTGAGCAGCATGCGCCGGTTCGAGACCAGCACGCTGCCGGTGATCTTCTGGATGGCGAAGCGCTCGAAGTAGCTGTCCGTCAACGGGGTGATGGTGTCCACCATGATGCGCGAGGCTGCGGCCTCGCTGGGGTAGATGCACAGCGCCAGGTGGGCGTGGCGCGCATGTTCGTTGACGAGCACGGTGTAGAAGCCGATCAGCTCGTCGCTGGCCTGCTTGAACACGCCGATGAACTGGTTGAAGTTGCGGTCGAAGCCGGCCAGCAGGGCCCGCACGCTGGCCAGGCTGAAGGTGAAGCGCGGCAGGTTCATGCTGCCCATGAGCTGCGGGGCGTTCAGCCAGTGCACCAGGGTGTCGTTGGCGTCCTTGGCCGTCAGCGTGCGCAGCCGGTAGCCGGGCAGGTCGATGGCCGTGCTGCCGCGCGCTGGCGCTTCGGGCAGGCCGGCATTGAGGTCAACGGCACCTTCCAGGTGCTGCGGCTGCAGCGAAGGGCCGCTTCGAGCAAGGTCGGCCCCATCGGTGGGCCGTGGACCAGCCGCCGGCGCCGGGGCGCGTGGGGGTTGCGTCTTCCAGTCGCTGAAAAAACGCCGGCCGGCGGCCTGGGCGCGGGCGTTGAGCCACAGCGAGCCGGGCGCGGGCCGCTGGTCGGCCTGTGCCAGTGCCGACAGGATGAGCACGTCGTCGTGGCGCTGCAGCGCAGGTTGCCACTCGTGGCGCAGCCGGCCTTCGAGGAAGAAGCGCCGGTTGAGCCGGAACAGCGGCCACAGCCGCCGGACGGACCGCGCCAGCAGGTGGATGGAAAGCTTCTGTGCGCCATCGGCCAGCAGGGCGTCGGCCAGCGGGGCGAGCGTGTGCCGCAGCAGCGCCAGCCCGCCGGCGCCGGGCCGGGCGGCGCAGGCGATGCGCGTCACCCGGTGCTGCGCGTGGTGGCTGCACACGTACACGGCCTGCAGGTCGCCGGCCACGGTCACGGCCCAGGTCTGCACATCGGGGCGGGCGAGCAGGGCTGGCAGCTGGCTGGCCGTCGTCAGCGGCACGACGGTGTTCAGGCTGGCCAGGGCCTCGGCGTCCAGCCAGGACCAGTCGCTGGGCAGCCGCGAGGCGGGCAGGCGATGCAGCTCGGGTGGTGGCTGGGTGTTGGAGGGGGAAGCCGGGTCGAGGTCAGTCATGGCCCTGGCGCAGGTGGTCTAAGGTCATCTGGCGCGCGATTTTGCCCGAGGTGGTCAGCTTCACCGTCCGCGGGGCGACGAGTCGGATTTCGGCCGCATCGCCGCTCGCGCTGAAGGCCGCCCGTCGCGCGGTGTCGGCCCACTGCCGACGCTGGTCGGGGTCCTGCACGGGGCATTCGACCAGGACCACCAGCGCCATGGACTCACCCGGCGCTCGGGCTTCCTGAAGGGCCATCACCGTGCCGTGGGCCAGCTGGAGCTGGGCGCAGACCGCGGCCTCGACGGCCTCGGCGTGGACGTTGCGCCCACGGATCACCAGCAGCGATTGCAGGCGGCCGGTCACGACCAGCTCGCCGGCCGGCGTGAGGTGGCCCAGGTCTTCGGTGGCGAACCAGTCCTGGGGCGACACCGGGGACAAGCGCCCGTGCTGCCAATAGCCCGTCATCAGGGCCGGGCCGCGCAGGTGGATGCGGCCTGTTTGCATGGCCGGCAGTGGCGCGCCGGCGTCGTCCACGATGCGGATGTCCCACCCCGGCAAGGGCGTGCCGCTGGTGCTGCGCCCGTGTGCATCGACGCTGGCCGGCCCCATGCTGACGGCCAGCGTGGCTTCGGCCAGGCCATAGCAGGGGTGAAACTGGCCGGCCGAGAAGCCGCTGACGTCAAAGCGCGTGGCGAAGCGGTGCAGGTCGTGCTCGCGCACGACATCGCCGCCCACGCCCGCCACGCGCAGCTTCAGGCGCAGGGCGCTGGCCTGGTCTGGCGGCGTGCGGTCGGCGGCCAGGCCCCAGGCGAACGACGGGGCAAAGCAAATGGTGCTCCGCAACTCGGCCATGAGCCGGGGCCACAGCTGCGGGTGGCGCGCAAAGGCCTGTGGCGGCAGCAGGTCCAGTGGCACCGCGCCCAGGATGGGGGCCAGCAGAAAGCCCACCAGCCCCATGTCGTGGTACAGCGGCAGCCAGGAGAAGGCGCGGTCGTCGGGCTGGATGCGCAGGCCGGCATGCAGGATGGCATGCAGGTTGTGGCAGATGGCGCGCTGCGAGATTTCGATGCCCTTGGGGGCGTTGGTGGTGCCGGACGAGAACTGGATGTAGGCCGCGTCGCTGCCTTGTAACGGTTGCAGGCCCACGGTGTCGGCGGCGGCGGGCAGCGAGTCTGTGGGCACCACGCGCAGGCCGGGCGCGATCGACTCGGCCTGGCGTTCGAACGCGGCTTGCAGCGGGGTGTGGGATGCATCGAGCAGCAAGGCGCTGGCCTGCACGGCGGCCAGCATGCGCAGCGTGCGCTCGACGTACGGCCCCACGCCCAGCGCCACGGTGGGGGGCGGCAGGGGGCAGGGCAGCAGCCCCGCCCATTGGCAGGCCAGGAAATCGGTGATGAACGACAGGCTGGTGTGGGCGATCAGGCCGACCACCGCGGGTCGCGGCCCGGCACCCGCGAGGGCGCGAAGCTGCGTGGCCCGCACGCGGGCCTGCTGGTTCAGCGCGCGGTAGCTGAGTTCGGCCGTCAGCTGGCCCCGGCCATTGAACAGGCGCAGCCCGGCCGGGCTGCTGGCCGCCCGGGCGAGGCCCTCGGCCAGGCTGGCGGGCGGGTTGCCGGCCTCAGGTCCCGGCATGCGGCGCAGCGGCGGGCTGGCGCCGCTCGAAGAGCTGGGTCCAGCGCCGGAGGCTGGCCAGGTGCAGGGCGATGGCGTCGGTCCACCCGCGCTGAAACCATGCGCTGAGCAGGGCCGGCTGCAGCTGACGAAAGGCCGACGCATTCACGCTGCGGAAGCTGCGCGTGGTGTGGGTGCTGCCATCGCTCAGGCGGACCTCGGCGCGCAGGTCGACCAGCAGCCCGGCGTCGTGCAGGGCACGCCCCAGGGCCACCGTGTCCTGCAGCGCGGCCCAGTGCGCGCCCAGCTGCTGGGTGATGGCGGACAGGGTGGGTGAGGGCCGACCATCGAAGGTGAACAGCGGCTGGGCCGTGTCATCCTCTTCCAGCGGCACCAAGCGCGCATCGGCGGTGTCCAGCATCACCACGGCCCGCTGGGCATGGGTCGGGTCCACGCCCATGGCAAAGGGGTGGTGTTTGAGCACGGCGGGCAGCGGCTGGTGGCGGGGCCACTGCAGGTCGGTGTCGAGGAAGTCGTTCAGGCCCGGCTGCGCACCCAGCACGGCCAGCGGCTGGGGCGCCGGGCCGGCCGAAAAGACGATGGGGTGGGCGCCCACCAGGTCGGCGAACTCGGGCAGGGTGATGGGCACGGCGTCCAGCGTGCGGCAGAACGCCCAGTTGGGGGCCGGGCGCAGGCCCAGGCCCAGGTGCTGTTCGGGGGACAGGGGCTGCAGGCGCGAGGTCATGGTTTTATGGGGTGGAGTATGGGGTGGCTGTCGTTTTGAATTCAACGACGATGAGGCCATACTCTTTTCAATTTTGCCAGATGGGTGGATGAATCAGCGGCCGGGAGGGGTGTTCAAGGGCCGGATCTGAACGCGATGGCCGCCGCGCCGCACCATCAGCGAGCACCATTGCAGGTCCAGCGGGTGGTCCACGGGTTCAGCGGCGGTGGGCAGCACCTCGGCCTGCAGCAACAGCTCGCGCACCAAGGTGCGCATTTCGGTCAGGGCGAACAGGCGGCCGCCGCAGACCCGCTCGCCCACGCCGAAGGCCGTGCCGAAGCCGCTCTCGGCGCGATTGTGCAAGGCACGGGCGGCGGCCAGGTCGAGCTGCCATGGCCGTTCGCGCGACTGGCCCTGGGTCTGCAGACCGACCAGCGACACCAAGGCCACATCGCCGGCCAGCACCGGGCCCGCGCTGAAGGCGTCGTCGGCCAGCGCATACCGGCTGAGGATGGGGTTGGCCGGGAACAGGCGCATGGTTTCGCTGAGGAAATCGTCCAGCAGCGGCGAGGCCTCGTTGCCGGCGCGCGCGTCCTCGCGCAGCTGCGCCTGCACCTGCGGATGCTGGGCCAGCAGGTGGCAGGCCCAGCCGAAGGTGCTGGCGCTGGTCTCCGAGCCCGCGGCCAGCAGGGTGATCATCT
Protein-coding regions in this window:
- a CDS encoding PsiF family protein — its product is MKHTWVIAVLSLTASLSFAKGPAPAASAPAKTPTAQQQLMSTCNSEATGKKGDERKAFMQQCLSDGKKQQQSRMKVCNAEATGKKGDERKAFMSECLKK
- a CDS encoding SapC family protein, producing the protein MTSRLQPLSPEQHLGLGLRPAPNWAFCRTLDAVPITLPEFADLVGAHPIVFSAGPAPQPLAVLGAQPGLNDFLDTDLQWPRHQPLPAVLKHHPFAMGVDPTHAQRAVVMLDTADARLVPLEEDDTAQPLFTFDGRPSPTLSAITQQLGAHWAALQDTVALGRALHDAGLLVDLRAEVRLSDGSTHTTRSFRSVNASAFRQLQPALLSAWFQRGWTDAIALHLASLRRWTQLFERRQPAAAPHAGT
- a CDS encoding AMP-binding protein, which gives rise to MPGPEAGNPPASLAEGLARAASSPAGLRLFNGRGQLTAELSYRALNQQARVRATQLRALAGAGPRPAVVGLIAHTSLSFITDFLACQWAGLLPCPLPPPTVALGVGPYVERTLRMLAAVQASALLLDASHTPLQAAFERQAESIAPGLRVVPTDSLPAAADTVGLQPLQGSDAAYIQFSSGTTNAPKGIEISQRAICHNLHAILHAGLRIQPDDRAFSWLPLYHDMGLVGFLLAPILGAVPLDLLPPQAFARHPQLWPRLMAELRSTICFAPSFAWGLAADRTPPDQASALRLKLRVAGVGGDVVREHDLHRFATRFDVSGFSAGQFHPCYGLAEATLAVSMGPASVDAHGRSTSGTPLPGWDIRIVDDAGAPLPAMQTGRIHLRGPALMTGYWQHGRLSPVSPQDWFATEDLGHLTPAGELVVTGRLQSLLVIRGRNVHAEAVEAAVCAQLQLAHGTVMALQEARAPGESMALVVLVECPVQDPDQRRQWADTARRAAFSASGDAAEIRLVAPRTVKLTTSGKIARQMTLDHLRQGHD
- a CDS encoding GNAT family N-acetyltransferase is translated as MTDLDPASPSNTQPPPELHRLPASRLPSDWSWLDAEALASLNTVVPLTTASQLPALLARPDVQTWAVTVAGDLQAVYVCSHHAQHRVTRIACAARPGAGGLALLRHTLAPLADALLADGAQKLSIHLLARSVRRLWPLFRLNRRFFLEGRLRHEWQPALQRHDDVLILSALAQADQRPAPGSLWLNARAQAAGRRFFSDWKTQPPRAPAPAAGPRPTDGADLARSGPSLQPQHLEGAVDLNAGLPEAPARGSTAIDLPGYRLRTLTAKDANDTLVHWLNAPQLMGSMNLPRFTFSLASVRALLAGFDRNFNQFIGVFKQASDELIGFYTVLVNEHARHAHLALCIYPSEAAASRIMVDTITPLTDSYFERFAIQKITGSVLVSNRRMLLSLPHNYTFLFEAVLRQECLGDPDRLDVVVFSTFRDPALRPRLGRFVPASASPG